A genomic window from Triticum urartu cultivar G1812 chromosome 7, Tu2.1, whole genome shotgun sequence includes:
- the LOC125519073 gene encoding uncharacterized protein LOC125519073 isoform X1 has protein sequence MGHIADPAGAVVVGCKVLPIFNENGIVDGAVKKIVHRIDGKKAVARVKELLKWAAHARPYGSSNGVSGKKWKQFLSFQGRDGGGAAAPVSKCDDDASSGSGSGGKLSFKWEAGSCSSASSVLYSPLSFASAPAGRTEQQTPSRGNGNYNYSYNGYASRLSSVSQKSTSSEACRMAQWITTDSDFVVLEL, from the exons ATGGGGCACATTGCTGATCCTGCGGGCGCCGTAGTCGTGGGCTGCAAAGTGCTGCCCATCTTCAACGAGAATGGCATTGTGGATGGCGCGGTGAAGAAGATCGTGCACAGGATCGACGGGAAGAAGGCGGTCGCCCGGGTGAAGGAGCTCCTCAAGTGGGCTGCGCATGCCAGGCCGTACGGCAGCAGTAACGGCGTCAGCGGGAAGAAATGGAAG CAGTTTCTGAGCTTCCAGGGAAGGGATGGTGGTGGTGCTGCAGCGCCGGTATCAAAGTGCGACGACGACGCGAGCTCCGGGTCCGGGTCCGGTGGCAAGCTGAGCTTCAAGTGGGAGGCGGGCAGCTGCTCGTCGGCGTCGTCGGTGCTGTACTCGCCGCTGTCGTTCGCGTCGGCGCCGGCCGGGAGGACGGAGCAGCAGACGCCGTCCCGGGGGAACGGGAACTACAACTACAGCTACAACGGGTATGCGTCCCGGCTGTCGTCGGTGAGCCAGAAGAGCACGTCGTCAGAGGCGTGCCGGATGGCGCAGTGGATCACCACCGACTCAGACT TTGTGGTGCTGGAGCTGTAA
- the LOC125519073 gene encoding uncharacterized protein LOC125519073 isoform X2: MGHIADPAGAVVVGCKVLPIFNENGIVDGAVKKIVHRIDGKKAVARVKELLKWAAHARPYGSSNGVSGKKWKFLSFQGRDGGGAAAPVSKCDDDASSGSGSGGKLSFKWEAGSCSSASSVLYSPLSFASAPAGRTEQQTPSRGNGNYNYSYNGYASRLSSVSQKSTSSEACRMAQWITTDSDFVVLEL; this comes from the exons ATGGGGCACATTGCTGATCCTGCGGGCGCCGTAGTCGTGGGCTGCAAAGTGCTGCCCATCTTCAACGAGAATGGCATTGTGGATGGCGCGGTGAAGAAGATCGTGCACAGGATCGACGGGAAGAAGGCGGTCGCCCGGGTGAAGGAGCTCCTCAAGTGGGCTGCGCATGCCAGGCCGTACGGCAGCAGTAACGGCGTCAGCGGGAAGAAATGGAAG TTTCTGAGCTTCCAGGGAAGGGATGGTGGTGGTGCTGCAGCGCCGGTATCAAAGTGCGACGACGACGCGAGCTCCGGGTCCGGGTCCGGTGGCAAGCTGAGCTTCAAGTGGGAGGCGGGCAGCTGCTCGTCGGCGTCGTCGGTGCTGTACTCGCCGCTGTCGTTCGCGTCGGCGCCGGCCGGGAGGACGGAGCAGCAGACGCCGTCCCGGGGGAACGGGAACTACAACTACAGCTACAACGGGTATGCGTCCCGGCTGTCGTCGGTGAGCCAGAAGAGCACGTCGTCAGAGGCGTGCCGGATGGCGCAGTGGATCACCACCGACTCAGACT TTGTGGTGCTGGAGCTGTAA
- the LOC125519072 gene encoding U-box domain-containing protein 12-like, translating to MAAATAAAEIAALPEPRGPLRRLCGDLSRRVRLLAPLLDDPSASASPPLADALRAARDLLHSVHHGSKIYQAMRGRDSLLREFAAVNEQIQAALDQLPYNDFDMPEEVQEQVALVHSQFKRAATRAEPADAQLARDLAWALSDDKPTVPALLMRVSEKLQLETMADMKRESVALHEMVISSGGEPEGCVDEMSSLLKKLKDCVIAQAPSAEGPGVGRSPSVKSPIIPDEFRCPISLELMQDPVIVSSGQTYERSCIQKWLDSGHKTCPKTQLALTHTSLTPNFVLKSLIAQWCEANGIELPKNKANSHDKKAVKSSDYDNAGLISLMNRLRGGNQDEQRAAAGEIRLLAKRNVNNRICIAEAGAIPLLVNLLSSSDPRTQEHAVTALLNLSIHENNKASIVDSNAIPKIVEVLKTGSMEARENAAATLFSLSVVDENKVTIGAAGAIPPLINLLCDGSPRGKKDAATAIFNLCIYQGNKVRAVKAGIITHLMNFLVDPTGGMIDEALTLLSILAGNQEGKSVITQSEPMPPLVEVIKTGSPRNRENAAAILWSLCSADAEQTMAAKAAGGEDALKELSETGTDRAKRKASSLLELMRQSEEA from the exons ATGGCCGCCGCGACGGCCGCCGCCGAGATCGCCGCGCTGCCGGAGCCACGCGGCCCGCTGCGCCGCCTCTGCGGCGACCTCTCCCGCCGCGTCCGCCTCCTCGCCCCGCTCCTCGACGACccctccgcctccgcctcgccCCCGCTCGCCGACGCCCTCCGCGCCGCCCGCGACCTCCTCCACTCCGTCCACCACGGCAGCAAGATCTACCAG GCCATGCGAGGCCGGGACAGCCTCCTCCGCGAATTCGCCGCCGTCAACGAGCAGATCCAGGCCGCGCTCGACCAGCTGCCCTACAACGACTTCGACATGCCCGAGGAGGTGCAGGAGCAG GTGGCGCTGGTGCACTCGCAGTTCAAGCGGGCGGCGACGAGGGCCGAGCCGGCCGACGCGCAGCTCGCCAGGGACCTCGCCTGGGCGCTCAGCGACgacaagcccaccgtgccggccCTCCTCATGAGGGTCTCCGAGAAGCTGCAGCTCGAGACCATGGCTGACATGAAGCGCGAGTCCGTGGCGCTGCACGAGATGGTCATCTCCAGCGGCGGCGAGCCCGAAGGCTGTGTCGACGAGATGTCCTCCCTGCTCAAGAAGCTCAAGGACTGTGTCATCGCCCAGGCCCCCTCCGCCGAGGGTCCCGGTGTGGGCAGGTCTCCCTCCGTGAAGTCCCCCATCATCCCAGACGAGTTCAGATGCCCCATTTCGCTCGAGCTGATGCAGGACCCCGTCATCGTCTCCAGCGGCCAG ACGTACGAGCGGTCCTGCATCCAGAAGTGGCTTGATTCTGGGCACAAGACCTGCCCCAAGACGCAGCTGGCCCTCACGCATACTTCCCTCACCCCAAACTTTGTCCTCAAAAGCCTGATAGCGCAGTGGTGCGAAGCCAATGGCATTGAGCTTCCCAAGAACAAAGCCAACTCCCATGACAAGAAAGCGGTCAAAAGCTCCGACTATGACAATGCTGGTCTCATCTCGCTGATGAATAGGCTGCGGGGTGGGAACCAGGACGAGCAACGGGCAGCTGCGGGGGAGATCCGGTTGCTTGCCAAGAGAAACGTGAACAACCGGATATGCATCGCTGAAGCAGGGGCCATTCCGCTGCTGGTCAATCTGCTCTCCTCTTCCGATCCAAGAACGCAGGAACACGCCGTCACGGCACTCCTTAACCTCTCCATCCATGAGAACAACAAGGCAAGCATCGTGGATTCCAATGCCATCCCTAAGATAGTGGAAGTGCTAAAAACTGGGAGTATGGAAGCCAGAGAGAATGCCGCGGCCACGCTGTTTAGCCTGTCAGTTGTGGATGAAAATAAAGTCACTATCGGCGCTGCTGGTGCGATACCTCCGCTCATCAATCTTCTGTGCGACGGGAGCCCAAGAGGCAAGAAAGATGCGGCAACGGCAATTTTCAACCTGTGCATATATCAGGGCAATAAGGTCCGGGCGGTGAAAGCTGGAATCATCACCCATCTGATGAACTTCTTGGTGGATCCCACTGGGGGAATGATTGACGAGGCGCTCACTCTTTTGTCGATTCTTGCCGGTAATCAAGAAGGCAAGTCTGTAATTACACAATCAGAGCCAATGCCTCCACTAGTCGAGGTGATCAAAACTGGCTCTCCTCGCAACAGGGAGAACGCGGCAGCCATTCTTTGGTCTCTCTGTTCTGCTGATGCTGAACAAACCATGGCTGCAAAGGCAGCTGGAGGGGAAGATGCACTCAAGGAGCTGTCAGAAACCGGCACAGACCGCGCAAAAAGGAAAGCTTCTAGCTTACTTGAACTCATGCGCCAATCAGAAGAGGCATGA